The proteins below are encoded in one region of Rhodopirellula islandica:
- the pstA gene encoding phosphate ABC transporter permease PstA has product MDSTTTTPSRPTVSRLLDSLATCVVWSIAAMVSVVFVWILADIVIAGLPSISWAFLTEAPRNAGRDGGIFPIVVSTLLILAVAMVVSVPLGVGTAILLSELTQAESLFGKLVRRSLDVLAGVPSIVFGLFGNAFFCIHLGLGFSILSGGLTLSCMVLPILIRATEEGFRSVPNEYRMGAAALGLSRTATLVQLLLPAAVPGVVVGLVLGIGRALAETAALIFTSGYVDRSPDSLFDSGRALSVHIFDLSMNVAGGDRHAYGSALVLIAMLLVINASASWTANRWLRKRIVVT; this is encoded by the coding sequence ATGGATAGCACAACCACCACGCCTTCGCGTCCAACTGTCAGCAGGCTGCTTGATTCCCTGGCGACCTGTGTCGTGTGGTCCATCGCCGCGATGGTCAGTGTTGTTTTTGTCTGGATCTTAGCGGACATCGTGATTGCCGGCCTGCCCTCGATCTCCTGGGCGTTTCTGACGGAAGCTCCTCGCAACGCGGGACGTGATGGAGGGATCTTTCCCATCGTTGTTTCAACGCTGCTCATTCTGGCCGTTGCGATGGTCGTGTCCGTGCCGCTGGGAGTCGGGACTGCGATCCTGCTAAGTGAGTTGACGCAGGCGGAAAGTCTGTTTGGAAAGCTGGTGAGAAGAAGCTTGGATGTACTCGCAGGGGTGCCCTCCATTGTGTTCGGGCTATTCGGCAACGCATTTTTTTGCATCCACTTGGGGCTGGGGTTTTCCATCTTATCGGGCGGTCTCACACTATCATGCATGGTGCTGCCGATCCTGATTCGAGCGACGGAAGAAGGGTTTCGTTCCGTTCCGAATGAATATCGGATGGGGGCTGCGGCGTTGGGATTGTCGCGAACAGCCACGCTTGTCCAACTGCTATTGCCAGCCGCTGTGCCAGGTGTCGTTGTCGGATTGGTGCTTGGTATCGGCCGAGCGTTGGCTGAGACCGCGGCGTTGATTTTTACCAGCGGATACGTCGACCGCTCACCCGATTCGTTGTTTGATTCCGGGCGTGCCTTGTCTGTTCACATTTTTGATCTGTCGATGAATGTCGCTGGCGGTGATCGGCATGCGTATGGCTCCGCGTTGGTTCTCATTGCGATGTTGTTGGTCATCAACGCGAGTGCTAGCTGGACTGCCAATCGTTGGCTGAGAAAAAGGATCGTGGTGACATGA
- a CDS encoding TspO/MBR family protein: MSWRDWYDALDKPAWTPEPSTIGTIWQILYPIILLTFGYVFYRVARKQIPWPVAIPFAINLIANIAFTPIQFGLRNLPLAAIDIAIVWITIVWAMKAIWPHHRWIAVAQIPYLIWVTIATVLQFTITWNNG; this comes from the coding sequence ATGAGTTGGCGAGACTGGTACGACGCGCTCGACAAACCGGCTTGGACGCCTGAGCCTTCGACGATTGGCACGATCTGGCAAATTCTTTACCCGATCATCCTGCTCACGTTCGGATACGTTTTCTACCGTGTCGCCCGCAAGCAAATCCCATGGCCCGTCGCGATCCCCTTCGCCATCAATCTGATCGCGAACATCGCCTTCACACCAATCCAGTTCGGCCTGCGGAACCTGCCCCTTGCCGCGATCGACATCGCGATCGTGTGGATCACGATTGTCTGGGCGATGAAAGCCATTTGGCCGCACCATCGCTGGATCGCTGTGGCTCAAATCCCGTACCTGATCTGGGTGACGATCGCGACCGTGTTGCAATTCACGATCACCTGGAACAACGGCTGA
- a CDS encoding DUF3179 domain-containing protein: MGIQSGLIRRCLLFTSFAMAVSWSLQRHADHFPSNPPIAQPVQLPGQGGVGFDLRHATIPAQEIRSGGPPKDGIPSLSNPKMVSAAEATYLRASDRVIGVASGGESRAYPLAILNYHEIINDRIGERPIAVTYCPLCDSAVVFDRQTPLGELAFGVSGLLYNSNLLMYDRSNTESLWSQVKGEGVSGPGAGMKLGVLPMELTTWAAWQARNPNTTVLSSETGHRRNYQGSPYARYFKQPQLMFPAKPISNALPLKESVLGVWDDANSMAIPISALGGKSKQIEMSLGNRKFTVAFDADDQTIRVIKAEAELQWMNTFWFAWHAFRPETEIASR; this comes from the coding sequence ATGGGTATTCAGTCCGGACTGATCCGCCGTTGTCTGCTTTTCACTTCGTTCGCGATGGCAGTGTCATGGTCGCTGCAACGTCATGCGGATCATTTCCCCAGCAATCCGCCAATCGCCCAACCGGTGCAACTTCCAGGTCAAGGAGGTGTCGGATTTGACTTGAGGCACGCCACCATCCCCGCCCAGGAGATTCGCTCGGGTGGTCCTCCCAAAGACGGCATCCCCTCTCTGTCGAATCCAAAGATGGTATCGGCGGCGGAAGCGACTTACTTGCGGGCCAGCGACCGGGTGATCGGCGTTGCGTCGGGGGGTGAATCGCGTGCCTACCCGCTTGCGATTTTGAACTATCACGAGATCATCAATGATCGCATCGGAGAACGACCGATCGCGGTGACCTACTGTCCCCTGTGTGACTCCGCCGTCGTCTTTGATCGCCAGACTCCGCTCGGAGAACTGGCGTTCGGCGTCTCCGGTTTGCTCTACAACAGCAACCTGTTGATGTACGATCGATCCAACACGGAAAGTCTTTGGTCGCAGGTGAAAGGCGAAGGTGTTTCAGGACCCGGTGCCGGAATGAAGTTGGGAGTGTTGCCAATGGAACTCACCACGTGGGCTGCATGGCAAGCTCGCAACCCAAACACAACCGTCCTCTCATCGGAAACGGGGCACCGGCGAAACTATCAAGGCAGTCCGTACGCCCGCTATTTCAAACAGCCCCAGCTGATGTTCCCAGCAAAACCAATCAGCAACGCCTTGCCCTTGAAGGAAAGCGTGTTGGGGGTTTGGGACGATGCCAACTCAATGGCGATTCCGATTTCCGCGTTGGGAGGGAAGTCGAAGCAAATCGAAATGTCACTGGGCAACAGAAAGTTCACCGTGGCCTTCGACGCTGACGATCAAACGATTCGAGTCATCAAGGCTGAGGCTGAACTTCAGTGGATGAATACGTTTTGGTTTGCATGGCATGCATTTCGTCCTGAAACTGAGATTGCGAGTCGCTGA
- a CDS encoding phosphate ABC transporter ATP-binding protein, whose amino-acid sequence MNAKDRAARNQDGCQRASCPESNGFTLSPVDTGPPCCLPQPLIEVDGLAVHYGNARVLSGISLTIHRGCVTALIGPSGCGKSSFLSSLNRMTDMIPGCRVEGKVALGALDVRATKDLISLRRRVGMIFQKPNPFPLSIRKNIEMPLKEHGIRNRSERAEIIETVLEDVGLWAEVKDRLDSSALSLSGGQQQRLCIARALALRPEVLLMDEPCSALDPLASGVVEELLLRFRGRYTVVIVTHNLQQARRVADYAAFFWATDGTGTLIEHGTGARIFDEPRQPLTVAYVNGKAG is encoded by the coding sequence ATGAACGCAAAAGACAGAGCAGCACGCAACCAAGATGGTTGCCAACGAGCGTCTTGCCCCGAAAGCAACGGGTTCACACTTAGTCCCGTCGACACCGGGCCACCTTGCTGTCTTCCTCAACCGCTGATTGAAGTCGACGGGCTTGCGGTTCACTACGGCAACGCTCGCGTCTTGAGCGGGATTTCGTTGACGATCCACCGAGGGTGTGTGACCGCGTTGATCGGGCCATCGGGATGCGGGAAATCGAGCTTCTTGAGTAGCCTGAACCGGATGACGGACATGATTCCTGGATGCCGAGTGGAGGGGAAGGTTGCGCTCGGTGCGCTCGACGTCCGCGCGACCAAGGACCTGATCTCGCTCCGCCGTCGCGTCGGAATGATCTTTCAAAAGCCAAATCCATTTCCGCTTTCGATACGCAAAAACATCGAAATGCCACTGAAAGAACACGGGATTCGGAACCGGAGCGAGCGTGCAGAAATCATCGAGACCGTTCTCGAAGACGTCGGCCTGTGGGCGGAAGTGAAGGATCGGCTTGACTCGTCTGCCTTGTCCCTTTCGGGTGGCCAGCAGCAGCGGCTTTGCATCGCACGGGCGCTTGCTTTGCGTCCCGAAGTTCTCTTGATGGATGAGCCGTGCAGCGCCCTGGACCCGCTGGCCAGTGGTGTGGTGGAAGAGTTGCTGCTCCGTTTTCGAGGTCGGTACACTGTTGTCATCGTGACCCACAACTTGCAGCAAGCCCGGCGGGTCGCCGATTACGCGGCATTCTTCTGGGCGACCGACGGGACTGGCACGTTGATCGAGCACGGGACCGGTGCTCGCATCTTCGATGAACCACGACAACCGTTGACGGTCGCCTACGTCAACGGCAAGGCGGGTTAA
- a CDS encoding TIGR04282 family arsenosugar biosynthesis glycosyltransferase, whose protein sequence is MFSRYPEPGVTKTRMIPARGAECAARLQQSLTKRTLGVASEYRSGHSCDLEVRFAGGDSTRMRNAFGTDKEYRSQQGESLGERLIDAFAVAFNEGATRVVVIGSDCPEMDPTILDEAMRALSRADVVLGPAIDGGYDLIGLNANQPGLFQEIDWGGESVFRQTARKAIQLRFKVHGLQTLFRCESTTTVGGCGGSSAA, encoded by the coding sequence GTGTTCTCACGCTATCCAGAACCTGGTGTGACCAAGACCCGGATGATTCCGGCGCGAGGGGCTGAGTGTGCGGCACGGCTGCAGCAGTCACTGACGAAACGGACGTTGGGCGTCGCGAGTGAGTATCGAAGCGGCCATTCATGTGATTTGGAAGTGCGATTCGCCGGTGGTGATTCAACACGAATGCGAAACGCATTTGGAACGGACAAGGAGTATCGTTCCCAGCAAGGTGAAAGTTTGGGGGAGCGATTGATCGATGCATTCGCCGTGGCCTTCAACGAAGGTGCAACACGCGTCGTCGTGATCGGATCGGACTGTCCCGAAATGGACCCCACCATTCTTGACGAGGCGATGAGGGCACTGTCGCGTGCCGATGTGGTGTTGGGGCCAGCGATCGATGGTGGTTACGACCTGATTGGGTTGAACGCGAACCAGCCTGGCCTCTTTCAAGAGATTGACTGGGGTGGCGAAAGTGTGTTCCGACAAACCGCCCGGAAGGCAATTCAGTTGCGATTCAAAGTTCATGGTTTGCAAACGCTTTTTCGTTGCGAATCGACGACGACCGTTGGGGGTTGCGGTGGATCGAGCGCGGCGTGA
- the pstC gene encoding phosphate ABC transporter permease subunit PstC has protein sequence MSRSRSDVTLVWILRGCGLLTGAITVVIVGFLLWESLPAIRDVGVRRFVSDQSWHPSAGATGGQFNLVPMMVATSLATAGAVLLAAPLGIGSAVFAHFYAPRRLRHTHGKMIELLAGIPSVVYGLWGLVVLVPLIARWHPPGTSLFSAIIVLTIMILPTIALLAGAAFDNLPSEYLRASAALGLSRGRTVLSVVLPASRSGLFTAVLLGTGRAIGETMAVLMVAGNVVQNPTSIFQPVRTITANIALEMAYAMEGHRSALFVCGLLLMGMVMVLVGFAEWVSQGRIHG, from the coding sequence TTGTCCCGCTCTCGCAGTGATGTCACGCTCGTTTGGATCCTTCGCGGATGCGGGTTGCTGACCGGAGCGATCACGGTGGTGATTGTGGGGTTTCTGCTTTGGGAATCACTGCCCGCGATTCGCGATGTTGGTGTTCGTCGATTCGTTTCTGACCAATCCTGGCACCCGTCCGCTGGGGCGACCGGCGGGCAATTCAATCTTGTTCCGATGATGGTGGCGACGTCGCTGGCAACCGCGGGCGCCGTTCTCCTGGCAGCACCACTTGGCATTGGCTCGGCGGTGTTCGCACACTTCTATGCACCGCGCCGATTGAGGCACACGCACGGCAAAATGATCGAACTGCTCGCCGGGATTCCTTCGGTGGTCTACGGTCTGTGGGGCCTGGTCGTGCTCGTCCCATTGATTGCACGCTGGCATCCGCCAGGCACCAGTCTGTTCTCGGCGATCATCGTCTTGACGATCATGATTCTTCCAACCATCGCGTTGCTCGCCGGTGCTGCGTTCGACAATTTGCCAAGCGAATACCTGCGAGCTTCCGCGGCACTCGGGTTGTCTCGCGGGCGAACCGTTTTGAGCGTCGTGTTGCCGGCCTCTCGATCGGGTCTGTTCACGGCCGTGTTGTTGGGGACAGGCCGGGCGATCGGCGAGACCATGGCGGTGCTGATGGTTGCTGGCAATGTCGTCCAGAACCCGACCAGCATCTTTCAGCCGGTCCGTACGATCACGGCAAACATTGCGTTGGAGATGGCTTACGCGATGGAGGGCCATCGTTCGGCACTGTTTGTGTGCGGACTGCTCTTGATGGGAATGGTCATGGTGTTGGTTGGCTTCGCAGAATGGGTCAGTCAAGGACGCATTCATGGATAG
- a CDS encoding carboxymuconolactone decarboxylase family protein: MARQQLGVVPNSMLTMARQPAVLGSFAMLVGNILGPPTDRRIPIWTGVRLFWKNIVWTIRHQQSKSRVPAPLKSLVAHVSSNASGCRYCQAHTIGEAFHLGVSVEKLEAVWDFENSDLFDAAEVAALRFALAAGSTPNTVSSEHFAALKLHYSDEQIVELGATIALFGFLNRWNDTFATTLEPESAAFAQKHLGGSGWEIGKHG, encoded by the coding sequence ATGGCACGACAGCAACTCGGCGTGGTTCCAAACTCGATGTTGACGATGGCTCGTCAACCAGCAGTGCTCGGCAGCTTCGCAATGCTGGTTGGAAACATCCTGGGCCCGCCAACCGACCGTCGCATACCGATTTGGACGGGCGTCCGGTTGTTCTGGAAGAACATCGTCTGGACGATCCGTCATCAGCAATCCAAATCCCGGGTCCCTGCGCCGCTGAAAAGTTTGGTTGCCCATGTGAGCAGCAATGCATCAGGATGTCGGTACTGCCAAGCGCACACGATCGGAGAGGCCTTTCACCTGGGCGTATCCGTCGAAAAGCTCGAAGCGGTTTGGGACTTCGAGAACAGCGACCTTTTCGACGCTGCGGAAGTCGCTGCGTTACGCTTCGCACTTGCTGCTGGCAGCACGCCCAACACTGTGTCCAGCGAACACTTCGCCGCCCTGAAACTGCACTACAGCGACGAACAGATCGTTGAATTGGGAGCAACGATTGCGTTATTTGGATTCCTGAATCGCTGGAACGACACGTTCGCGACAACTCTTGAACCAGAATCCGCGGCTTTCGCCCAGAAGCATCTTGGCGGTAGCGGGTGGGAAATTGGCAAGCACGGGTAG